From a region of the Rathayibacter sp. VKM Ac-2804 genome:
- a CDS encoding Na(+)/H(+) antiporter subunit C, with amino-acid sequence MSITLVLVVVMAVMYAAGVYQMLERSLTRILIGFLLVGNATNILILLMAGRSGEAPFVTDDGRSYEQIAEEMADPLPQALILTAIVITFGVSAFLLAMIYRRWRLANADQVEDDENDASVRADAAGISAQTTADDRALDVLLESSDEGTASKHAESAMTDDRKEDR; translated from the coding sequence ATGAGCATCACCCTCGTCCTCGTCGTCGTGATGGCGGTGATGTACGCGGCGGGCGTCTACCAGATGCTCGAGCGCAGCCTCACCCGGATCCTGATCGGCTTCCTCCTGGTCGGCAACGCGACGAACATCCTGATCCTGCTGATGGCGGGCCGCTCGGGAGAGGCGCCGTTCGTCACCGATGACGGCCGCTCCTACGAGCAGATCGCCGAGGAGATGGCCGACCCGCTGCCGCAGGCGCTGATCCTGACGGCGATCGTGATCACCTTCGGAGTGTCCGCCTTCCTCCTCGCGATGATCTACCGGCGCTGGCGCCTCGCCAACGCCGACCAGGTCGAGGACGACGAGAACGACGCCTCCGTCCGCGCGGACGCGGCCGGCATCTCGGCCCAGACCACCGCCGACGACCGGGCCCTGGACGTGCTGCTCGAGTCCAGCGACGAGGGCACCGCCTCGAAGCACGCGGAGAGCGCCATGACCGACGACAGGAAGGAGGACCGATGA
- a CDS encoding SDR family oxidoreductase, producing the protein MSAAVTLQPPIAVTGATGAVGGRVARLLAEAGLPLRLLARDPARAPELPGATAVRSSFTDPGDALDGVRLLLMVSAAENEDRLAEHLSMVAAAAAAGVEHVVYTSFAGASPTATFTLARDHAATEEAIRASGMAWTFLRDNLYLDFVPAMLGDDGAIRGPAGSGRAAIVAREDVARAAAAILRAPEEHRGATYELTGPEALTFDEIAAVLTAAGRPAVFVDETLEEARASRRRWNAPDWQLDAWISTYTAVAAGEMQHVSGDVERLTGRAPLSLAQFLAASRPARGQGASSAAQ; encoded by the coding sequence ATGAGCGCCGCCGTGACCCTTCAGCCCCCGATCGCCGTGACCGGAGCCACCGGGGCGGTGGGCGGCCGCGTCGCGCGTCTGCTCGCCGAGGCCGGCCTCCCCCTCCGCCTCCTCGCCCGCGACCCCGCCCGAGCGCCCGAGCTGCCGGGGGCGACGGCGGTCCGCTCCTCCTTCACCGATCCGGGCGACGCGCTCGACGGCGTCCGCCTGCTGCTGATGGTGTCGGCGGCCGAGAACGAGGACCGGCTCGCCGAGCACCTCTCGATGGTCGCGGCCGCCGCCGCCGCGGGCGTCGAGCACGTCGTCTACACGTCCTTCGCCGGCGCCTCCCCCACCGCGACCTTCACGCTCGCGCGCGACCACGCCGCGACGGAGGAGGCGATCCGCGCGTCCGGCATGGCCTGGACGTTCCTCCGCGACAACCTCTACCTCGACTTCGTCCCCGCGATGCTCGGCGACGACGGCGCGATCCGCGGCCCGGCCGGGAGCGGGCGCGCCGCGATCGTGGCCCGCGAGGACGTCGCCCGTGCCGCCGCCGCGATCCTGCGCGCCCCGGAGGAGCACCGCGGCGCGACCTACGAGCTGACCGGCCCCGAGGCCCTCACCTTCGACGAGATCGCCGCGGTCCTCACCGCCGCCGGCCGCCCCGCGGTCTTCGTCGACGAGACCCTCGAGGAGGCGCGTGCCTCCCGCCGCCGCTGGAACGCCCCCGACTGGCAGCTCGACGCCTGGATCAGCACCTACACCGCCGTCGCCGCCGGCGAGATGCAGCACGTCTCCGGCGACGTCGAGCGCCTGACGGGCCGCGCCCCGCTCTCCCTCGCGCAGTTCCTCGCGGCGTCGCGACCAGCACGCGGGCAGGGCGCTTCATCGGCCGCGCAGTGA
- a CDS encoding M23 family metallopeptidase, whose amino-acid sequence MPAASASTPGESLPPLTRRELRERERAQALAADAQAEGVAVGAADLRDAELRVASVRSTPPSPVSAPRVAPLRPVRSSRRIGGLVALSFVAAMVAATSLPATSLLTAEDVQAQNLVVAPGGTVDRGAQSFTTGEVSAETVARDGFGVQERKTQTDIAAIGRTSDAGFTNDPNASIQWPFAVGVPVGDRFGYRNCAGCSVNHGGTDFNPGNGSPIQAIADGVVRTVIDGEGSLGVHVIVDHEIDGQLVSSVYAHMQHGTAAVNEGDPVKVGQLLGLVGTTGMSTGPHLHFEIRLDGVTKVDSYLWLKANAGR is encoded by the coding sequence TTGCCCGCTGCCTCCGCATCGACCCCCGGCGAATCCCTCCCACCCCTCACCCGTCGCGAGCTGCGTGAGCGCGAGCGCGCCCAGGCCCTCGCCGCCGATGCGCAGGCCGAGGGAGTGGCCGTCGGTGCGGCCGACCTGCGCGACGCCGAGCTCCGCGTCGCCTCCGTCCGCTCCACGCCGCCCTCGCCCGTCTCGGCTCCCCGGGTCGCGCCGCTGCGGCCGGTGCGCTCGAGCCGCCGCATCGGCGGGCTCGTCGCGCTCTCGTTCGTCGCCGCGATGGTGGCCGCGACCTCGCTGCCGGCCACGTCGCTCCTCACCGCCGAGGACGTGCAGGCGCAGAACCTCGTCGTCGCGCCCGGCGGCACCGTCGACCGCGGCGCGCAGTCGTTCACGACCGGCGAGGTCAGCGCGGAGACCGTCGCCCGCGACGGCTTCGGCGTGCAGGAGCGCAAGACCCAGACGGACATCGCCGCCATCGGCCGCACCTCCGACGCGGGCTTCACCAACGACCCGAACGCCTCGATCCAGTGGCCCTTCGCGGTCGGCGTGCCGGTGGGCGACCGCTTCGGCTACCGCAACTGCGCGGGCTGCTCGGTCAACCACGGCGGGACCGACTTCAACCCGGGGAACGGCTCGCCGATCCAGGCGATCGCCGACGGCGTGGTCCGCACCGTGATCGACGGCGAGGGCTCGCTGGGCGTGCACGTCATCGTCGACCACGAGATCGACGGCCAGCTCGTCTCGAGCGTCTACGCGCACATGCAGCACGGCACCGCGGCGGTCAACGAGGGCGACCCGGTCAAGGTCGGCCAGCTGCTCGGCCTCGTCGGCACGACCGGCATGTCGACCGGGCCGCACCTGCACTTCGAGATCCGCCTCGACGGCGTGACCAAGGTCGACTCCTACCTCTGGCTGAAGGCGAACGCCGGGCGCTGA
- a CDS encoding glycoside hydrolase family 13 protein: protein MTLDSALSGAPENSSAPENSPVSFPEAADRPGAEWWRTAVIYQIYPRSFADADGDGIGDLPGITSRLDSLAELGIDAIWLSPFMTSPQKDAGYDVADYCDVDPLFGSLADFDAMLARAHALGIRVIVDLVPNHSSSAHRWFQAALAAPAGSDERARYLFRDGRGASGELPPNNWESVFGGPAWTRVTEPDGAPGQWYLHLFDTSQPDFDWTDNWVRERFREVLRFWLDRGVDGFRVDVAHGMIKAEGLPDYTPPADSGSMGGVAPGDDAEPVTAPYWAQDGVHEIYRDWHALLAEYPADRVLCAEAWVQPLSKLARWVRPDEMHQAFNFAYLETPWAGPALRDIIDSSLSSFAAVGAPSTWVLSNHDVVRHASRLALTADNPQGYGIGPRTPGLPDPVLGLRRARAATALMLALPGSAYVYQGEELGLPEAIDLPDAARQDPTWFRTNGERYGRDGCRVPLPWEAEAPAYGFNDSGDSWLPQPGDWAPFARDRQVGVEGSTLELYRALLAVRRAEDLGSGAIEWLEGYPEEVVAFRNGDLTVIANTGSSLVELPVGTVVLSSEELHEPALPGDTTVWLREG from the coding sequence ATGACCCTGGACTCCGCTCTCTCCGGCGCGCCCGAGAACTCCTCCGCGCCCGAGAACTCCCCCGTCTCGTTCCCGGAGGCGGCCGACCGGCCCGGCGCGGAGTGGTGGCGCACCGCGGTCATCTACCAGATCTACCCGCGCTCCTTCGCAGACGCCGACGGCGACGGCATCGGCGACCTCCCCGGCATCACCTCGCGGCTCGACAGCCTCGCCGAGCTCGGCATCGACGCGATCTGGCTCTCCCCCTTCATGACCTCGCCGCAGAAGGACGCCGGCTACGACGTCGCCGACTACTGCGACGTCGACCCGCTGTTCGGCTCGCTGGCCGACTTCGACGCGATGCTCGCCCGCGCCCACGCTCTCGGGATCCGCGTGATCGTCGACCTCGTCCCCAACCACTCCTCGAGCGCGCACCGCTGGTTCCAGGCCGCGCTGGCCGCTCCCGCCGGCAGTGACGAGCGCGCCCGCTACCTCTTCCGCGACGGCCGCGGCGCCTCGGGCGAGCTGCCGCCGAACAACTGGGAGTCGGTCTTCGGCGGCCCCGCCTGGACGCGCGTCACCGAGCCCGACGGCGCGCCCGGCCAGTGGTACCTGCACCTCTTCGACACCTCGCAGCCCGACTTCGACTGGACGGACAACTGGGTGCGCGAGCGCTTCCGCGAGGTCCTGCGCTTCTGGCTCGACCGCGGCGTCGACGGCTTCCGCGTCGACGTGGCGCACGGGATGATCAAGGCCGAGGGCCTGCCCGACTACACCCCGCCCGCCGACAGCGGCTCGATGGGCGGCGTGGCGCCGGGCGACGACGCCGAGCCCGTCACCGCTCCCTACTGGGCGCAGGACGGCGTGCACGAGATCTACCGCGACTGGCACGCGCTGCTCGCCGAGTACCCGGCCGACCGCGTGCTCTGCGCGGAGGCGTGGGTGCAGCCGCTCTCGAAGCTCGCCCGCTGGGTGCGCCCCGACGAGATGCATCAGGCCTTCAACTTCGCCTACCTCGAGACGCCGTGGGCCGGGCCCGCGCTGCGCGACATCATCGACTCCTCGCTGAGCTCGTTCGCCGCGGTCGGCGCGCCCTCGACCTGGGTGCTCTCGAACCACGACGTCGTGCGCCACGCGAGCCGCCTGGCCCTGACCGCCGACAACCCGCAGGGCTACGGCATCGGCCCGCGCACGCCCGGCCTGCCCGACCCGGTGCTCGGCCTCCGCCGCGCGCGGGCCGCGACGGCGCTGATGCTCGCGCTGCCCGGCTCCGCCTACGTCTACCAGGGCGAGGAGCTCGGCCTGCCCGAGGCGATCGACCTGCCCGACGCGGCACGTCAGGACCCGACCTGGTTCCGCACGAACGGCGAGCGCTACGGCCGCGACGGCTGCCGGGTGCCGCTGCCCTGGGAGGCGGAGGCGCCCGCGTACGGCTTCAACGACTCCGGCGACTCCTGGCTCCCCCAGCCGGGCGACTGGGCGCCGTTCGCGCGCGACCGCCAGGTCGGCGTCGAGGGGTCGACGCTCGAGCTCTACCGGGCGCTGCTCGCGGTGCGCCGCGCGGAGGACCTCGGCTCGGGCGCGATCGAGTGGCTCGAGGGCTACCCGGAGGAGGTCGTGGCGTTCCGCAACGGCGACCTCACCGTGATCGCCAACACCGGCTCGTCGCTGGTGGAGCTCCCGGTCGGCACGGTCGTGCTCTCCTCGGAGGAGCTGCACGAGCCGGCCCTGCCGGGCGACACGACGGTCTGGCTGCGCGAGGGCTGA
- a CDS encoding monovalent cation/H+ antiporter complex subunit F, with protein MIDWLVWILVPIFGAAALLALVRILIGPSVLDRVVAADVLVATILCGLGAEMAINHHATTLPVALGLALFAVFGSISVAKFMANREED; from the coding sequence ATGATCGACTGGCTCGTCTGGATCCTGGTGCCGATCTTCGGCGCGGCCGCCCTGCTCGCGCTCGTGCGCATCCTGATCGGCCCGTCGGTGCTGGACCGCGTGGTCGCCGCCGACGTGCTCGTGGCGACGATCCTCTGCGGCCTCGGCGCCGAGATGGCGATCAACCACCACGCGACGACGCTGCCGGTCGCGCTCGGGCTCGCGCTGTTCGCGGTCTTCGGCTCGATCAGCGTCGCCAAGTTCATGGCCAACCGCGAGGAGGACTGA
- a CDS encoding inositol monophosphatase family protein produces the protein MSAHASLLAIARSIAVEAAHLARQRRQDGVEIAASKSSPEDVVTAADREVEQLIRRRLSEARPDDGFLGEESGAGGGTSGLTWVVDPIDGTVNYLYGIPSYAVSIAVVEGEPEPETWTALAGAVVNGATGEVYTASRGGGAERDGVALHVTPPASLSLALVGTGFGYDAARRMRQGAVVQELLGSVRDIRRIGSAALDLCSVASGSLNAYYERGLNPWDLAAGALVAEEAGAVVAGFDGRPAGNGLLIAAPEPIFSELEALLRRLRADEV, from the coding sequence ATGAGCGCCCACGCCTCCCTCCTCGCCATCGCCCGCTCGATCGCCGTCGAGGCGGCGCACCTCGCGCGGCAGCGCCGCCAGGACGGGGTCGAGATCGCCGCGTCGAAGTCGTCGCCGGAGGACGTGGTGACGGCGGCCGACCGCGAGGTCGAGCAGCTGATCCGCCGCCGCCTAAGCGAGGCCCGGCCGGACGACGGCTTCCTCGGCGAGGAGTCGGGCGCGGGCGGCGGGACGAGCGGACTCACCTGGGTCGTCGATCCCATCGACGGCACGGTCAACTACCTCTACGGCATCCCCTCCTACGCGGTCAGCATCGCCGTGGTCGAGGGCGAGCCGGAGCCCGAGACCTGGACGGCGCTCGCCGGAGCGGTGGTGAACGGCGCGACGGGCGAGGTCTACACCGCGAGCCGGGGTGGCGGGGCCGAGCGGGACGGGGTCGCGCTGCACGTCACTCCGCCCGCCTCGCTCTCGCTGGCGCTGGTCGGCACGGGCTTCGGCTACGACGCCGCGCGCCGGATGCGGCAGGGCGCCGTGGTCCAGGAGCTGCTCGGCTCGGTCCGCGACATCCGCCGCATCGGCTCGGCGGCGCTCGACCTCTGCTCGGTCGCCTCCGGGTCGCTGAACGCCTACTACGAGCGCGGGCTGAACCCCTGGGATCTCGCGGCCGGCGCCCTCGTCGCGGAGGAGGCGGGAGCCGTCGTCGCCGGCTTCGACGGCCGGCCCGCGGGCAACGGCCTGCTGATCGCGGCCCCCGAGCCGATCTTCAGCGAGCTCGAAGCCCTTCTGCGCCGGCTGCGGGCCGACGAGGTGTGA
- a CDS encoding Na+/H+ antiporter subunit D has translation MNVLIPLVVTLPLLGAAVALVLGRHRRAQITVNIVTLSTVLVISSVLLVLVLTGQEGGSAVYVGGWEPPWGIVLVVDPLAALMLVITSVTLLGVLLFSVGQGLVDGNRETPVTIFHPTYLILSAGILNAFVAGDLFNLYVGFEILLAASYVLITLGGTAPRIRAGTTYVVVSLVSSVFFLSAIGLLYGATGTVNMAQLSIRIAELPADVQLVLHVVLLLGFGIKAAVFPLSFWLPDSYPTAPAPVTAVFAGLLTKVGVYALIRTETLLFPGGRLTEVLMVVALLTLIVGILGAVAQADIKRMLSFTLVSHIGYMVFGIAIGTEAGYAATIFYVIHHITVQTTLFLATGLIERVGGTTSILRLGGLLKASPLLALLYFIPAMNLGGIPPFTGFLGKVGLFVAGTESAADQPSWLIWAVIAAGAVTSLLTLYAVARVWNMAFWRRQEEVPGYESPLIDQLQEDPHDTGTVRTRHSPPMMVLATAGMVVFGVGLTIAAGPLYDASERAAAAVADPSTYIATVYRDSSFGEEGPR, from the coding sequence ATGAACGTGCTGATCCCCCTCGTCGTCACCCTCCCCCTGCTGGGAGCCGCCGTCGCGCTCGTGCTCGGCCGGCACCGCCGCGCGCAGATCACGGTCAACATCGTCACGCTGTCGACGGTGCTCGTGATCTCCTCCGTGCTGCTCGTCCTCGTCCTCACCGGCCAGGAGGGCGGCAGCGCCGTCTACGTGGGCGGCTGGGAGCCGCCGTGGGGCATCGTGCTGGTCGTCGATCCGCTCGCCGCCCTGATGCTCGTGATCACCTCGGTCACGCTGCTCGGCGTCCTGCTGTTCTCGGTCGGCCAGGGCCTGGTCGACGGCAACCGCGAGACGCCGGTCACGATCTTCCACCCGACCTATCTGATCCTCTCGGCGGGCATCCTCAACGCCTTCGTCGCGGGCGACCTCTTCAACCTCTACGTCGGCTTCGAGATCCTGCTCGCGGCGAGCTACGTGCTGATCACCCTCGGCGGCACCGCGCCGCGGATCCGGGCGGGCACGACCTACGTGGTCGTCAGCCTGGTCTCGAGCGTGTTCTTCCTCTCCGCGATCGGCCTGCTCTACGGCGCCACCGGCACCGTCAACATGGCGCAGCTGTCGATCCGGATCGCCGAGCTGCCCGCCGACGTCCAGCTGGTGCTGCACGTGGTGCTGCTGCTGGGCTTCGGGATCAAGGCCGCGGTCTTCCCGCTGTCGTTCTGGCTGCCCGACTCCTATCCCACCGCTCCGGCGCCGGTCACGGCCGTGTTCGCCGGCCTGCTCACCAAGGTCGGCGTCTACGCGCTGATCCGCACCGAGACGCTGCTCTTCCCGGGCGGCAGGCTCACCGAGGTGCTGATGGTGGTCGCGCTGCTGACGCTGATCGTCGGCATCCTCGGCGCCGTCGCGCAGGCGGACATCAAGCGGATGCTCTCCTTCACGCTGGTCTCGCACATCGGCTACATGGTCTTCGGCATCGCGATCGGCACGGAGGCGGGCTACGCCGCGACGATCTTCTACGTGATCCACCACATCACCGTGCAGACCACGCTCTTCCTCGCGACCGGGCTGATCGAGCGCGTCGGCGGCACCACGTCGATCCTCCGGCTCGGCGGGCTGCTGAAGGCCTCGCCGCTGCTGGCGCTTCTCTATTTCATCCCCGCGATGAACCTCGGCGGCATCCCGCCGTTCACCGGCTTCCTCGGCAAGGTCGGCCTCTTCGTCGCCGGCACCGAGTCGGCTGCGGACCAGCCCTCCTGGCTGATCTGGGCGGTCATCGCCGCGGGCGCCGTCACCTCGCTGCTCACCCTCTACGCCGTCGCCCGCGTCTGGAACATGGCGTTCTGGCGCCGCCAGGAGGAGGTGCCCGGCTACGAGTCCCCGCTGATCGACCAGCTGCAGGAGGACCCGCACGACACCGGCACCGTCCGCACGCGGCACTCGCCGCCGATGATGGTCCTCGCGACCGCCGGCATGGTCGTCTTCGGCGTGGGCCTGACGATCGCCGCCGGTCCGCTCTACGACGCCAGCGAGCGAGCCGCCGCCGCGGTCGCCGATCCCTCCACCTACATCGCCACCGTCTACCGCGACTCGTCCTTCGGAGAGGAGGGCCCCCGATGA
- a CDS encoding NUDIX domain-containing protein has product MSHSESTPTRPGIDAPDARGRTGLDREGHDLTGNPDVVVKSVTLLSSHWYVLRTTEFEYRHRDGRWTTEHRETYDRGNGAAVLLYDLEARSVVLVRQFRYPTYVNGNLDGMLLEVPAGLLDEDGPEEGARREASEETGLEVGRLEHVFDAFMSPGSITEMLHFYAGPYRAGSSDGVYAGLADEGEDTELVELSFDEALAQIGVQIIDAKTIMLLQWAALSGPFSR; this is encoded by the coding sequence ATGTCGCACTCCGAGAGCACGCCGACCCGCCCCGGCATCGACGCCCCCGACGCGCGGGGCCGCACCGGCCTCGACCGCGAGGGCCACGACCTCACCGGCAACCCCGACGTCGTCGTGAAGTCGGTGACCCTCCTCTCCAGCCACTGGTACGTCCTGCGCACCACCGAGTTCGAGTACCGCCACCGCGACGGCCGCTGGACCACCGAGCACCGCGAGACCTACGACCGCGGCAACGGCGCGGCCGTGCTGCTCTACGATCTCGAGGCGCGTTCCGTCGTGCTGGTACGCCAGTTCCGCTACCCCACCTATGTCAACGGCAACCTCGACGGCATGCTGCTCGAGGTGCCGGCGGGGCTCCTCGACGAGGACGGTCCGGAGGAGGGCGCGCGCCGCGAGGCGTCGGAGGAGACCGGCCTCGAGGTCGGCCGGCTCGAGCACGTCTTCGACGCGTTCATGAGCCCCGGCTCGATCACCGAGATGCTGCACTTCTACGCCGGGCCCTACCGCGCCGGCTCGAGCGACGGCGTCTACGCCGGACTCGCCGACGAGGGCGAGGACACCGAGCTGGTCGAGCTGTCCTTCGACGAGGCGCTCGCGCAGATCGGCGTCCAGATCATCGACGCGAAGACGATCATGCTGCTGCAGTGGGCGGCTCTGAGCGGCCCGTTCTCGCGCTGA
- a CDS encoding YajQ family cyclic di-GMP-binding protein — MADSTFDVVSKVDKMEADNALNQAHKEVEQRYDFKNVGASIAWSGEKILIKANTEERANAILDVFQTKLIKRGISLKSLDSGEPFASGKEYRIESTLKDGIDQEQAKKINKLIRDEAPKSVKSQIQGDELRVSSKSRDDLQATMALLRGADLDLDLQFVNFR, encoded by the coding sequence ATGGCAGATTCAACGTTCGACGTCGTCAGCAAGGTCGACAAGATGGAGGCGGACAACGCCCTCAACCAGGCCCACAAGGAGGTCGAGCAGCGCTACGACTTCAAGAACGTCGGCGCCTCGATCGCCTGGAGCGGCGAGAAGATCCTGATCAAGGCGAACACCGAGGAGCGGGCGAACGCCATCCTCGACGTCTTCCAGACCAAGCTGATCAAGCGCGGCATCAGCCTCAAGAGCCTCGACTCGGGCGAGCCCTTCGCCTCGGGCAAGGAGTACCGGATCGAGTCCACGCTCAAGGACGGCATCGACCAGGAGCAGGCGAAGAAGATCAACAAGCTGATCCGCGACGAGGCGCCCAAGTCGGTCAAGTCGCAGATCCAGGGCGACGAGCTGCGCGTCTCGTCGAAGAGCCGCGACGACCTCCAGGCGACGATGGCGCTGCTGCGCGGGGCCGACCTCGACCTCGACCTCCAGTTCGTCAACTTCCGCTGA
- the mnhG gene encoding monovalent cation/H(+) antiporter subunit G, giving the protein MDVFFDVVTAVLVIVGGLLSLIAAIGLLRFGDLLSRMHAGTKPQVLGIICVMLAVAIRNPGFAAAGTVVLVIGFQLLTVPISAHMVGRAAYRAEAVSTGYLVSDELADAVQRADDASRATGPETAHASDEAAERSSAPQPEDEDGPAATA; this is encoded by the coding sequence ATGGACGTCTTCTTCGACGTCGTCACCGCCGTGCTCGTCATCGTCGGCGGACTGCTCTCGCTGATCGCCGCGATCGGGCTGCTCCGCTTCGGCGATCTGCTCTCCCGGATGCACGCGGGCACGAAACCTCAGGTGCTCGGCATCATCTGCGTGATGCTCGCCGTCGCGATCCGGAACCCCGGCTTCGCCGCCGCGGGCACCGTCGTCCTCGTGATCGGCTTCCAGCTGCTGACCGTGCCGATCTCGGCGCACATGGTGGGTCGCGCGGCCTACCGGGCCGAGGCGGTCTCCACCGGCTACCTCGTCTCGGACGAGCTCGCCGACGCCGTCCAGCGCGCGGACGACGCCTCGCGTGCGACGGGCCCGGAGACGGCGCACGCCTCGGACGAGGCCGCCGAGCGCTCGAGCGCCCCGCAGCCCGAGGACGAGGACGGCCCGGCCGCGACGGCCTAG
- a CDS encoding Na+/H+ antiporter subunit E — MSPRRRVDFWNRFAMFVTLVGIWVLLWDDVSVLSIVSGFLVALIITRVFYLPPVEFSNRVNPWHLLVFLLRLALDIAVASVRVSYQILTLPVPVRNAIVAVHLRSRSEGMLVWTTEAVSLVPGSLVIDVDPQLNVLYLHVLGVTHDEGHRIDEVRRTVLRTEARIVRAIGSREDVARVGEPLGEDAGVLR; from the coding sequence ATGAGCCCCCGCCGCCGCGTCGACTTCTGGAACCGGTTCGCGATGTTCGTGACCCTGGTCGGCATCTGGGTGCTGCTCTGGGACGACGTCTCGGTGCTCTCGATCGTCTCGGGCTTCCTCGTCGCGCTGATCATCACCCGCGTCTTCTACCTGCCGCCGGTGGAGTTCTCGAACCGGGTGAACCCCTGGCACCTGCTGGTCTTCCTGCTGCGCCTCGCGCTCGACATCGCGGTCGCGTCCGTCCGCGTCTCGTACCAGATCCTCACCCTGCCGGTCCCGGTGCGCAACGCGATCGTCGCCGTGCACCTGCGCAGCCGCTCCGAGGGGATGCTGGTCTGGACCACCGAGGCCGTCTCGCTCGTGCCCGGCTCGCTCGTGATCGACGTCGACCCCCAGCTGAACGTCCTCTACCTGCACGTCCTCGGCGTCACCCACGACGAGGGCCACCGGATCGACGAGGTCCGCCGCACGGTCCTGCGCACCGAGGCGCGCATCGTCCGGGCGATCGGCTCGCGCGAGGACGTCGCCCGGGTCGGCGAGCCGCTGGGCGAGGACGCGGGGGTGCTCCGATGA